In Silene latifolia isolate original U9 population chromosome X, ASM4854445v1, whole genome shotgun sequence, the following proteins share a genomic window:
- the LOC141618354 gene encoding LOW QUALITY PROTEIN: UDP-glycosyltransferase 88B1-like (The sequence of the model RefSeq protein was modified relative to this genomic sequence to represent the inferred CDS: inserted 1 base in 1 codon), producing the protein METIVIYPAPGFGHLISAVEFAKLLLHHSRNSKISITFLLSWFPTINTPLFTSFIASVSSSFPSISFHTLPYIPLSKPTSEYPNREAIXLTSSVSAFIVDFFCYSSLDVSRSLNIPAYFFFTSAAYALSLCINFPEFDKVEKDSFRNVDTVFEIPGLMEVPSSHMIEPMLDRGVSYDEFIRLGEAMVKADGIIINTFDALEVKAVQGLRQGTCLPGAPIPPIYCIGPLIVTKIEDNADSCLTWLDSQPSRSVVYLNFGSYGRFSKDQLMEIALGLERSMVRFLWVVREPNPPSLDAVKQFTPSHELDLEPLLPEGFLDRTKERGIVVKSWAPQMEVLKNKSIGGFVTHCGWNSILEAVSFGVPMVAWPLYAEQRFNKIVLAEELKMALPMDESSDRFVGSDEVEKRIKQLVDSEEGNAVRKRVLNLKEKAKDALSDGGSSTVSLAKLVESWKRE; encoded by the exons ATGGAAACAATAGTAATCTACCCTGCTCCTGGTTTCGGCCATTTAATCTCAGCAGTTGAGTTTGCTAAACTACTCTTACACCATTCTCGCAACTCGAAAATCTCCATTACTTTCCTCCTTTCTTGGTTCCCTACCATTAACACTCCCCTTTTCACCTCCTTCATCGCCTCCGTTTCATCCTCTTTCCCCTCCATTTCCTTCCATACACTTCCTTACATACCCCTCTCAAAACCCACTTCTGAGTACCCCAACCGGGAAGCCA CTCTTACTTCCTCTGTTTCCGCTTTCATCGTTGACTTCTTTTGTTACTCGTCTCTTGATGTATCTCGTTCGCTTAACATTCCGGCTTACTTTTTCTTTACTTCTGCTGCTTACGCGCTTTCGCTTTGCATCAATTTTCCGGAATTTGACAAAGTCGAAAAGGATTCCTTTAGGAATGTTGATACTGTGTTTGAGATTCCGGGTTTGATGGAGGTTCCTTCGAGTCATATGATCGAGCCTATGCTAGATCGTGGAGTGAGTTATGACGAGTTTATACGACTTGGCGAGGCTATGGTTAAAGCCGACGGTATTATTATCAATACTTTTGATGCACTTGAGGTTAAGGCTGTTCAAGGTTTAAGGCAGGGAACTTGCCTTCCTGGAGCTCCGATTCCTCCTATTTATTGTATCGGGCCCTTGATTGTTACCAAAATCGAGGATAATGCTGACTCGTGTTTGACTTGGCTCGACTCCCAACCAAGTCGAAGTGTGGTGTACTTGAATTTCGGGTCATACGGGCGATTTTCTAAGGATCAACTGATGGAGATCGCTCTCGGGTTAGAGCGGAGTATGGTGAGGTTTTTGTGGGTTGTTCGAGAACCAAACCCACCAAGTTTGGATGCTGTTAAACAATTTACACCCTCGCATGAACTAGATTTGGAGCCGTTACTTCCGGAAGGGTTTTTGGATCGGACAAAAGAGAGGGGTATAGTGGTCAAATCATGGGCGCCACAGATGGAAGTTTTAAAAAATAAGTCTATAGGTGGGTTTGTGACACATTGTGGATGGAACTCGATTCTTGAGGCAGTGTCATTTGGGGTGCCTATGGTGGCTTGGCCGCTTTATGCTGAACAAAGATTTAACAAGATTGTGCTTGCGGAAGAGTTAAAGATGGCGTTACCTATGGACGAGTCTAGTGATCGATTTGTTGGGTCGGATGAGGTGGAGAAGCGAATCAAACAACTGGTGGACTCGGAAGAAGGGAATGCTGTGAGGAAACGTGTGTTAAATTTGAAAGAGAAGGCTAAGGATGCACTTAGCGACGGTGGATCGTCTACAGTGTCATTGGCTAAGTTGGTCGAGTCATGGAAACGAGAGTGA
- the LOC141618358 gene encoding heavy metal-associated isoprenylated plant protein 12-like produces the protein MKKVILQLDVHDEKSKQKAMKMVSSLFGIDSISMDMKERKLTLTGDIDAVTIVSKLRKAYNTQIISVGPVKEPEKKKDEPKKDEPKKLEYIYPAHKMMTGYVQGYPTIPYYAKSIEEDPNACVIC, from the exons ATGAAG aaAGTGATTCTACAATTGGATGTCCATGATGAGAAGTCCAAGCAAAAGGCTATGAAGATGGTTTCATCACTTTTTG GGATAGACTCGATATCAATGGACATGAAGGAAAGGAAATTGACCTTAACAGGGGACATAGACGCCGTGACAATCGTTAGCAAATTGAGGAAAGCTTACAATACGCAAATTATTTCAGTTGGGCCGGTGAAAGAACCGGAGAAGAAAAAAGATGAGCCGAAGAAAGATGAACCGAAGAAACTCGAATACATATATCCGGCCCATAAGATGATGACCGGATATGTCCAGGGTTATCCTACTATTCCCTACTATGCTAAAAGCATTGAAGAAGACCCAAATGCCTGTGTTATTTGTTGA